A part of Streptomyces sp. DSM 40750 genomic DNA contains:
- a CDS encoding Pls/PosA family non-ribosomal peptide synthetase — MTLPVPRHVVEKPGEVQAAEPDAAESYTATERLLAELLAGIARVEHVPAESHFFDDLGADSLTMAHFCARVRKHPDLPSVSIRDVYGHPTIRGLAAALTEAPPPPAAPPVPAEVTPPGSTFRYVLCGALQLLLFAGYSLLATPGYVLGYEWVADASGIVEIYLRSALFGVLAFLALCTLPVVAKWLLIGRWKPVEFPVWGPAYLRFWIVKALLHTSPMILFVGNPLYVLYLRALGARIGPGVTILSRTLPVCTDLLTIGAGTVIRKDSHFLCYRARAGRIRTGPVTLGRDVFVGEHTVLDIGTTLGDGSQLGHSSALRAGEAVPAGQSWHGSPARRTDVDHIRVAPADCGTLRRAGYGLAALLQTLLLYVPLTIGGAYLLLTAAPSLDTLLAPASQHITSARFYVEALALSLVLFAGAISAAAVVVFVVPRLLRPLVRPDRVYPLYGFHYSVHRAIARLTNLKLFTWLCGDSSYIVPYLKALGYDLSRVDQTGSNFGTEVRHETPYLVKVGSGTMVADGLSVMNADYSATSFRVSRAAIGGHNFLGNAIAYPVGGRTGENCLLATKVLVPLDGEIREGVGLLGSPPFEIPRSVERDTRFDHLREGDELRRRLAAKNRFNLRSMGLFLFLRWLHTFALTVLGFAAFDLYGHGDGTPGLLALAALPLTALGFTVLYYTLVERSMTRFRPLRPRLCSIYDPVFWQQERLWKLRDTHMQVLNGTPYKNLVWRLLGVRIGRRVFDDGVVITERTLTAVGDDCTLAAGSKIQAHSQEDGTFKSDHVTIGAGCTLEVGAFVHYGVVLGEGAVLAPDSFLMKGEEVPPHARWGGNPATETAGER; from the coding sequence ATGACATTGCCAGTGCCACGACACGTGGTGGAAAAACCGGGTGAGGTCCAGGCGGCCGAGCCGGACGCGGCGGAATCGTACACCGCCACCGAGCGGCTCCTCGCCGAACTTCTGGCCGGCATCGCACGCGTCGAACATGTGCCCGCAGAAAGCCATTTCTTCGACGACCTGGGCGCCGACTCCCTGACCATGGCCCATTTCTGTGCCCGCGTCAGGAAACACCCCGATCTGCCATCGGTGTCCATCCGGGACGTCTATGGCCACCCGACCATCCGCGGCCTCGCGGCCGCACTCACCGAGGCACCGCCACCGCCGGCCGCCCCACCGGTACCCGCCGAGGTCACACCGCCGGGCAGTACGTTCCGGTACGTCCTGTGCGGGGCGCTGCAGCTGCTCCTCTTCGCCGGGTACTCCCTGCTGGCGACGCCCGGATACGTACTGGGGTACGAGTGGGTGGCGGACGCCTCGGGCATCGTCGAGATCTATCTGCGGTCGGCGCTCTTCGGCGTACTCGCCTTTCTCGCCCTGTGCACCCTGCCGGTCGTCGCCAAGTGGCTGCTGATCGGGCGGTGGAAGCCCGTGGAGTTCCCCGTGTGGGGTCCGGCGTATCTGCGGTTCTGGATCGTGAAGGCGCTGCTGCACACCAGTCCGATGATCCTGTTCGTCGGCAACCCGCTGTACGTGCTGTACCTCCGGGCCCTCGGCGCCCGGATCGGCCCGGGCGTCACGATCCTCAGCCGCACCCTCCCGGTCTGCACCGATCTGCTGACGATCGGCGCGGGCACCGTGATCCGCAAGGACTCCCACTTCCTCTGCTACCGGGCGCGCGCCGGGCGGATCCGCACCGGCCCGGTGACCCTCGGCCGGGACGTCTTCGTCGGCGAGCACACCGTGCTCGACATCGGCACCACCCTGGGCGACGGCTCCCAGCTCGGCCACTCCTCCGCGCTGCGCGCCGGCGAGGCGGTCCCGGCCGGGCAGAGCTGGCACGGCTCCCCGGCCCGGCGTACGGACGTGGACCACATCCGGGTCGCCCCGGCCGACTGCGGCACGCTCCGGCGGGCCGGATACGGACTCGCCGCCCTGCTCCAGACGCTGCTGCTGTACGTGCCGCTGACCATCGGCGGCGCCTATCTGCTGCTCACCGCCGCGCCCTCACTGGACACCCTGCTCGCGCCGGCGTCGCAGCACATCACCTCGGCGCGCTTCTACGTCGAGGCGCTGGCCCTGTCGCTCGTACTGTTCGCCGGTGCCATCTCCGCCGCAGCCGTCGTCGTGTTCGTCGTGCCCCGGCTGCTGCGCCCGCTGGTCCGGCCGGACCGCGTCTATCCGCTGTACGGCTTCCACTACTCGGTGCACCGCGCGATCGCCCGGCTGACCAACCTCAAGCTCTTCACGTGGCTGTGCGGCGACAGCTCCTACATCGTCCCGTACCTCAAGGCCCTCGGATACGACCTCTCGCGCGTCGACCAGACCGGGTCCAACTTCGGCACGGAGGTGCGGCACGAAACGCCCTATCTGGTGAAGGTCGGCAGCGGCACGATGGTCGCGGACGGTCTCTCGGTCATGAACGCGGACTACTCCGCTACGTCGTTCCGGGTGTCCCGGGCGGCGATCGGCGGGCACAACTTCCTGGGCAACGCCATCGCCTACCCGGTCGGCGGTCGGACCGGCGAGAACTGTCTGCTGGCCACGAAGGTGCTGGTCCCGCTCGACGGCGAGATCCGCGAAGGGGTAGGGCTGCTCGGCTCGCCACCCTTCGAGATCCCCCGCTCGGTGGAGCGCGACACCCGCTTCGACCATCTGCGCGAGGGCGACGAGCTGCGCCGCCGGCTCGCCGCGAAGAACCGCTTCAACCTGCGCTCGATGGGACTGTTCCTGTTCCTGCGCTGGCTGCACACCTTCGCGCTCACCGTCCTCGGCTTCGCGGCCTTCGACCTGTACGGGCACGGGGACGGCACGCCGGGACTGCTCGCGCTCGCCGCGCTGCCCCTGACGGCGCTCGGGTTCACCGTCCTGTACTACACGCTGGTGGAACGGTCCATGACCCGCTTCCGGCCGCTGCGGCCGCGGTTGTGCTCCATCTACGACCCCGTCTTCTGGCAGCAGGAGCGGCTGTGGAAGCTGCGGGACACACACATGCAGGTACTCAACGGCACCCCGTACAAGAACCTCGTCTGGCGGCTTCTGGGGGTCCGGATCGGGCGGCGGGTCTTCGACGACGGGGTGGTCATCACCGAGCGGACACTGACAGCCGTCGGGGACGACTGCACGCTCGCGGCGGGCAGCAAGATCCAGGCCCATTCGCAGGAGGACGGCACCTTCAAGTCCGACCACGTCACGATCGGCGCGGGCTGCACGCTGGAGGTCGGGGCGTTCGTGCATTACGGCGTGGTGCTGGGCGAGGGGGCCGTGCTCGCGCCGGACTCCTTCCTGATGAAGGGCGAGGAGGTGCC